A window from Chrysemys picta bellii isolate R12L10 chromosome 20, ASM1138683v2, whole genome shotgun sequence encodes these proteins:
- the LOC101942107 gene encoding sushi, nidogen and EGF-like domain-containing protein 1, producing MKTPLAFLLLLLGLVLPAPVEMAEDTLLYPYGPTQGDQQNPKVDDGASPEIPISMTFTFYGKEHRSLYVNNNGVVSFGVSVSQYTPDPFPLADGRPFVAPYWGDVNNNLGGEIYYRETQNPELLRRLTRDINQYFPEIPFTATWAFVATWDRVAYFGSTSQKVNTFQAVLANDGKVTFIMLNYGTIQWTTGTASSGDPNTGLGGTPAQAGFNSGDDKNFYNIPGSRTDAILHIGQTSNVGVQGRWVFQVNDFKVTGVPTESSNCWL from the exons ATGAAAACCCCCCTCgctttcctgctgctgctgctgg GGTTGGTGCTGCCCGCCCCTGTGGAGATGGCAGAAG ACACCCTGCTGTATCCCTATGGACCAACCCAGGGCGACCAGCAGAACCCCAAAGTTGACGATGGGGCATCACCGGAGATCCCCATCTCCATGACCTTCACCTTCTATGGCAAGGAGCACCGTTCCCTCTAT GTGAACAACAATGGCGTGGTGTCCTTCGGCGTGTCCGTCTCCCAGTACACCCCcgaccccttccccttggctgatGGCCGACCCTTTGTGGCCCCCTACTGGGGCGATGTGAACAACAACCTGGGTGGGGAGATCTACTACCGGGAGACCCAGAACCCCGAGCTGCTGCGCCGCCTCACCAGAGACATCAACCAGTACTTCCCGGAGATCCCCTTCACTGCCACGTGGGCCTTCGTGGCCACCTGGGACCGTGTGGCCTACTTCGGCTCCACCTCTCAGAAG GTGAACACATTTCAGGCTGTGCTGGCAAATGACGGCAAAGTCACCTTCATCATGCTGAACTATGGCACGATCCAGTGGACCACGGGCACAGCGAGTAGCGGAGACCCCAACACCGGCCTAGGGGGCACTCCCGCCCAG GCTGGCTTCAACAGCGGCGACGACAAAAACTTCTACAACATCCCAGGCTCCCGCACAGACGCCATCCTCCACATCGGGCAGACAAGCAATGTTGGGGTTCAGGGCCGCTGGGTCTTCCAGGTGAATGATTTCAAGGTGACAGGAGTCCCCACCGAGAGCAGCAACTGCTGGCTGTAA